TAGCGGTTGATCGAAGACTCAAGCACGCTGTACCGGGCTTCCAGCTCCGCTTCGGGCAGGCGGCTGATGCTGGTGTCGACCTGTTGGTAAAGCGCACCGCCGATCAACACAAAGACCAGCAACGCCACCAGGGTAAACATCGCGCTCAAGCGCAGGGCGATGGAGTCCAGGTGTTGGGGCCGCTTAAACACCGCGCCGCTCCAGCACGTAGCCCATGCCGCGAATGGTGTGCAGCAGCTTGTGTTCGAACGGCCCGTCGAGCTTGGCCCGCAGGCGTTTGATAGCGACTTCGACCACGTTGGCGTCGCTGTCGAAATTGATGTCCCAGACCATCTCGGCGATGGCGGTTTTGGAGAGGATTTCACCCTGACGCCGTGCCAGCACGCTGAGCAGTGAAAACTCCTTGGCGGTCAGGTCAAGACGGGCGCCTGCGCGGCTGGCCTTGCGGCTGATCAGGTCAATCCACAGGTCATCCACCGTCACTTGCACCGGTTCGTGGCCGCCGCTGCGGCGGGTCAAG
This genomic stretch from Pseudomonas deceptionensis harbors:
- a CDS encoding heavy metal response regulator transcription factor, with the protein product MRILIIEDEEKTADYLHRGLTEQGYTVDVARDGIEGLHLAMESDYAVIVLDVMLPGLDGFGVLRALRARKQTPVIMLTARERVEDRIRGLREGADDYLGKPFSFLELVARLQALTRRSGGHEPVQVTVDDLWIDLISRKASRAGARLDLTAKEFSLLSVLARRQGEILSKTAIAEMVWDINFDSDANVVEVAIKRLRAKLDGPFEHKLLHTIRGMGYVLERRGV